The following are from one region of the Mycolicibacterium diernhoferi genome:
- a CDS encoding GAF domain-containing sensor histidine kinase produces MGGVVGGGRDAEMGMRPLRETLSQLRLRELLGEVQDRVERIAETRDRLDGLLESMLAVTSGLELDETLRTIVRTAIDLVDARYGALGIRGYDHELVEFIYHGIDEPTRRQIGRLPEGLGVLGVLIDDPKPIRLDNISRHPDSVGFPAHHPPMRTFLGVPIRIRDEVFGNLYLTEKTSGQPFTDDDEVLVQALAAAAGIAIDNARLYKQSTVRQSWIEATRDIGTEMLSGADPSLVFSLMVDKARTLSGAWVTLVAVRADLDEPADPVDELVVVAAAGDGPEANLAVIAAEDTFIGDVVSTRKARRFESLELVDDGSVGGPALVLPICATGSSTAGVLVALRAPGQPEFTDDELDTMASFVAQATLAWQLATSQSQLRELDILTDRDRIARDLHDHVIQRLFAVGLAVQGTIPRVRAPDVAQRLSNCVDDLQQVIHEIRTAIFDLHGHHHDGKGFRQRLDEAIAGFATSDLHITVKFSGPLSVVSSSVADHAEAVVREAVSNAVRHAHATKLSVSVTAADELCIEVRDDGCGLPAGVRTSGLTNLAQRAEDVGGTFSAEPVTTGGTLLRWCAPI; encoded by the coding sequence ATGGGTGGTGTGGTTGGGGGTGGCCGAGACGCCGAAATGGGCATGCGTCCGTTGCGGGAAACGCTGTCTCAGTTGCGGCTGCGCGAGCTCTTGGGCGAGGTGCAGGATCGGGTGGAGCGGATCGCTGAAACGCGTGACCGGCTCGACGGGTTGCTCGAGTCGATGTTGGCCGTGACATCCGGCCTGGAGCTCGACGAGACCCTGCGCACCATCGTCAGAACCGCGATCGACCTGGTAGACGCCCGCTACGGCGCACTGGGCATCCGCGGGTACGATCACGAACTCGTCGAGTTCATCTACCACGGCATCGACGAGCCGACCCGGCGGCAGATCGGACGCCTCCCGGAGGGGCTCGGCGTCCTCGGGGTGCTCATCGACGACCCCAAACCCATCCGGCTGGACAACATCTCACGCCATCCCGACTCGGTGGGCTTCCCGGCGCACCATCCGCCCATGCGGACCTTCCTCGGAGTGCCGATACGCATCCGTGACGAGGTGTTCGGCAACCTCTATCTCACCGAGAAGACCAGTGGGCAGCCCTTCACCGACGACGACGAGGTGCTGGTCCAGGCATTGGCCGCGGCAGCGGGAATCGCCATCGACAACGCGCGGCTCTACAAACAATCCACCGTCAGGCAGTCCTGGATCGAGGCCACCCGCGACATCGGTACCGAGATGCTCTCCGGCGCCGATCCGTCGCTGGTGTTCAGCCTGATGGTCGACAAGGCGCGAACCCTCAGTGGGGCCTGGGTGACCCTGGTTGCGGTGCGTGCCGATCTCGACGAACCCGCCGACCCGGTCGACGAACTGGTGGTGGTGGCGGCGGCCGGTGACGGACCGGAGGCGAACCTGGCCGTTATCGCTGCCGAGGACACATTCATCGGCGACGTCGTCTCGACCCGGAAGGCGCGGCGTTTCGAGAGCCTCGAGCTCGTCGACGACGGTTCGGTCGGGGGCCCGGCACTCGTCCTGCCGATCTGCGCCACGGGCTCATCCACGGCCGGGGTGCTGGTGGCACTGCGGGCGCCCGGGCAGCCCGAATTCACCGACGATGAACTGGACACCATGGCGTCGTTCGTCGCGCAGGCGACCCTGGCCTGGCAATTGGCGACCAGCCAGAGTCAGCTGCGCGAACTGGACATCCTCACCGATCGTGACCGGATCGCGCGGGACCTCCACGATCATGTGATTCAGCGGCTGTTCGCGGTGGGACTCGCGGTGCAGGGGACCATCCCGCGCGTCCGTGCCCCCGACGTTGCGCAGCGATTGTCGAATTGTGTCGACGATCTGCAGCAGGTGATCCACGAAATCCGGACCGCGATCTTCGATTTGCACGGCCACCATCACGATGGCAAGGGGTTTCGACAGCGGCTCGACGAAGCGATCGCGGGCTTCGCGACGTCGGATCTGCACATCACCGTCAAGTTCTCGGGCCCGTTGTCTGTGGTCAGCTCGAGCGTGGCCGACCACGCGGAGGCGGTGGTGCGCGAAGCCGTCAGCAATGCGGTCCGCCATGCACACGCGACGAAGTTGTCGGTCAGTGTCACCGCCGCCGACGAGTTGTGCATCGAGGTGCGCGATGACGGCTGTGGTCTACCCGCCGGGGTTCGGACCAGCGGTCTGACAAACCTGGCGCAGCGGGCCGAGGACGTCGGTGGGACCTTCTCGGCGGAGCCCGTGACCACCGGCGGCACGTTGCTGCGGTGGTGTGCGCCGATTTAG
- a CDS encoding universal stress protein: MPETESTQVIVGIDGSEQAEHAALWAIDEALRRSAPLRLIYVIRTDLTGMLSASEYETAVATAKRILRTTGERIDECGCGVRVTTTIAQGSPAGVLLAESESTDMICVGWTGMNRIGITLMGSTATLVATKATCPVAIVRRPVHTPAEPQSKWIITPVDAGSRDNDSLLAEAASEARQRGWAILAVWTDSGNDKTCVDDVSRLASEWRHRCPDVHIYPVATDHDLARFLHASPDLGGLIMLDGDRATDVATTIDRIGHACTAEIAVVVAHRVPAAAVTAR; the protein is encoded by the coding sequence ATGCCTGAGACGGAGAGCACGCAGGTCATCGTCGGGATCGACGGTTCCGAGCAAGCTGAACATGCCGCGCTCTGGGCGATCGACGAAGCGCTGCGACGCAGCGCGCCACTGCGTCTGATCTACGTGATCAGAACCGACCTGACCGGGATGTTGTCGGCCAGTGAGTACGAAACCGCCGTAGCCACGGCCAAACGCATCTTGCGGACCACCGGCGAGCGGATCGACGAATGCGGTTGCGGGGTGCGGGTCACGACGACCATCGCGCAGGGCTCTCCGGCCGGTGTTCTCCTCGCCGAATCGGAGAGCACCGACATGATCTGTGTCGGGTGGACCGGGATGAACCGCATCGGGATCACCTTGATGGGTTCCACGGCGACCCTCGTCGCCACCAAGGCGACCTGCCCGGTGGCGATCGTCCGCCGTCCGGTCCACACGCCCGCCGAACCTCAATCGAAATGGATCATCACGCCGGTGGACGCCGGCTCCCGCGACAACGACAGCCTGCTCGCCGAGGCCGCGTCCGAGGCGAGGCAGCGGGGGTGGGCGATTCTGGCGGTGTGGACCGACTCCGGAAACGACAAGACCTGCGTTGACGACGTGAGCCGTCTGGCGTCGGAATGGCGGCACCGGTGTCCGGACGTTCACATCTACCCCGTCGCGACGGACCACGACCTGGCGCGGTTCCTGCACGCCAGTCCCGACCTCGGCGGGTTGATCATGCTCGACGGCGACAGAGCCACCGATGTCGCCACCACCATCGACCGAATCGGACACGCCTGTACGGCGGAGATTGCCGTCGTGGTGGCGCATCGCGTCCCGGCCGCCGCCGTCACCGCCCGGTGA
- a CDS encoding dsRBD fold-containing protein, with protein MTEDEDSVRKDWTVQIAIDEYDGRTRATATLRGRGQETTGIGLARCNPADADIADIGDELAVARALAALVQQLRTSTVHDIEESTHQPVTALR; from the coding sequence ATGACCGAGGATGAGGACAGCGTCCGCAAGGACTGGACCGTGCAGATCGCGATCGACGAGTATGACGGCCGTACCCGGGCGACCGCCACGTTGCGCGGGCGCGGCCAGGAGACCACCGGGATCGGGCTGGCGCGGTGCAATCCCGCCGACGCTGACATTGCCGACATCGGCGACGAACTCGCCGTCGCCCGGGCGCTGGCGGCGCTGGTCCAGCAACTGCGGACCAGCACGGTTCACGACATCGAGGAATCCACCCATCAGCCGGTGACCGCCTTGCGCTGA